The sequence ATTTTTAGAGCACCTTATCTTAGAAAGAGGCAAGCTGCTATTGCAATTCAAACTCATCTCAGATCATTACTCTCTAAAGATTATTCATATCAATGTACTCTCTTTTTAAATACTTGTACTCAAGATAATGCTACCTCTTCTTTACCACCAATTCCACAATCtttaattattcaaatttcTCCACCTGCTACCCCTCCTGCTTCAcctttatctttttattcaTCACAACAAtctcaattaaataataataataattctacacctgttaataataataataataataataataataataataataataataataataataataataataataataataataataataataatattaataataccaCTTCTACTACTACATCAAATAATACTTCTCAACCACCATTATCAAAGAAAGATAGAGTTGTAAAATTCGCTCAAGATTATCTTAATTCATCTGGTGGTAGTGCTTCTTCACCAGCTTTATCACCTTCAGATCAATCATCTGAAAGTTCACCAATACTTTCACCTTCAGTTTCTCCAAGAAATAAGGAAGAAATTACACCAAGAAAATATTATTCAACTTTTTCAAGTAATAgtttaaatttcaattataattCTTTGGTCAATCCTCGTAATgatactactaccactactcaAACCAATaatacaactacaaccacaCCTACTACACCttcaactactacaactaccactacagcaacaacaacaacatcatcatcatcgtcatcatcgtcatcatcatcatcaaataataatattgtatcaacaccaacatcaattACAAATACTCCACCAACAACTGGATCAAAACATGGTTTAAATTTAccattcaattttattacaGAAAGTgctaaatcaattaaatcaacaattactGGTGCACCAAAATCACCAAGAAATTCTTCTGAAAATTCGAAATCAAAAGTTGAGAATACTTCAACACCAGttggatttaatttatcatcaacaccaaataGTGCTCCATCTTCAGCTTATTCTTCACCAACcataaattcaaatactactactactcaacaaccaaataataataataatagtaataatagtgttAGTAGTACTGCAATGGCTTTaacatcaatttcatcatcttcaactccaaattataataatagtgcaAATAATCATCAAAgatattcattaaatttaaatagaaGAAAGAGTTctcatcaattaattaataatagtaataataataataataataataatattaatagtaccAATAATGAACCATTAGTATCACCAGggaaaaataatcaaaataataataataataataataatagtaataatagtaataataataataataataataataataataataataataataataataatacattaacTGTTCCACCTTCACCAAGATCACCAAGAGGAACTCAAACTAAAGCAAGTccatcatttatttattttccttCAACATCACCAGGTGTCGTTAATAAagtattttcatcatcattaaccACACCAACTGGTATTTCAAGAGCAGGTACAACTACACCATCTGGATCATCGAAAGCtggtttattaattacaACACCAGGTTATACAACTTCAACTCAAGGTGGAATTCCTCAATTACCAATCTATCGTCCAAGTTATGTTAATTTCCTTAAAAAggaatcattatcatcacttTCACCAAAGAAAAGaagtaaatcaattttattgaatCAACAAAATGATACAGAAGAATTATCAATGTTGGAATATGCAAAagttaattttgaattaaaatctagaaaatcattaataagAAAGAAACAAATTACTTTTGAATCTTTGGTAAATTAtggtaaaaaattatattatccATTACATAAATTTGGTGgtgattcaaataatgatagtaataataataataatataaataataataatagtatcaataataataataataataataataataataataataataataataataataataataataataataataataataataataataataatttagatgcATCAATTGTTGCAAATTTAGAAAAGATAGCATTAGATGTATTTTCACATATTTTACAATATATGGGAGATTTAGAAAGAAAGAAACCACATAATCAAATTTGTACATTTATTGTTCGTCAAGGTTTAAATCATCCAGAGTTACGTGATGAAATCTATTGTCAAATCATTAAACAATTGACAGGTCATCCAGGTAAAAGAGAGAATAAAGCCAGAGGTTGGGAATTGTTATCACTTTGTTGTGGTTCATTTGCACCCAATTCAAGACTTTCAAAGTATGTTTCAAACTATTTACACTCTTTTAAACAAAGTAGAGATGATGATGGTTTCGCTAGTATTTGCCTCTATAGATTGGATGCGATCACTCAATTGGGTCCACGTTCATTAACACCTGTCGATACAGAGATTGAAGCAGTTCGTAAAAAGGTACCATTAAAAGTTCAATTCCTTTTCCCTGACGATGTGGCAGAGGGTGTTGATATCGATAGTGCCACAACTAGTGGTGAAATTACCAATAGATTAACCAAATTGGCAGGTTTAAAATCGGATGCTTTTGTTTGGTCAGTTTTTGAagttttaaagaataaagaGAGATCAGTATCCAATAGTGAATTCATTTTGGATATCGTTAGTAAATGGGAGAATTATTACTTTAATTTGAATCATTATAATCTTCATGTACAACAACAATCGGAGCAAATCCCATTGGAACCTTTTCAATTCTATTTTAAGATTCAATTATTCTTAAAACCAGAGAAACCACCTGGTGAATTTGAAGTTGGTTTCTATTTCCATCAATTACTAAGATCCGTTTCAAAAGGTCATTTACCAATTACCGATAATGAGGTTGTAAAATTATCAGCCCTACGTCTTCAATTCGATATTCTTGATAATTGTACTCCAAAATCACCTCTAGAAATGTGGCAACGTTATATCCCTCAAAATTATATCACCACTTATTCTGCTAAGGAATGGTGTGATCGTGTTCAAACTAAATACTTTGAATTCTTACCTTACTTTAACACAATTCAAACAAAATGTAAAGATATCGATAgttataaatttgaaataagaAATATTATCATTGCTTATCTTATGTCCTTACCATTCTATGGTTGTACAATCTTTTATAATTGTATTCAAGGTGTTTGGACTGAAATTGAAACTGGTGCAATGGATGGTTTCAATGTTATTGTTGATGTTAATGGTGTTCATatagttttaaaagaatcaatACCTGGTCAAAATATTattcaaccaccacaacaacaatcacaacaacaatcacaacaacaacaatcacaacaacaacaatcacaacaacaacaatcacaacaacaacaatcacaacaacaacaatcacaacaacaatcacaacaacaacaacaacaatcccAACAAAACTTGGTAAATGCAACCCCaacaaaaaatattacaCCAAGAAGCAATAGTTCTGATCAAGTTGTATCTCCATTAACAACTTCACtcgataataataacaataataatatcaatgtacaagataataatttaacttCAATTGAAGAAACATCaactgtaaataataataataataataatagttcttTAGGTAGCACTGGTAATGTAAATGAAACAACCAATATAGATAAAACTAACACTGTCTCATTTGATGGTGATAGTagtaaaaacaacaacaacaacaacaacaacaacaacaacaacaacaacaacaacaacaacaacaacaacaacaacaacaacaacaacaacaacaacaacaacaacaacaacaacaacaacaacaacaacaacaatggtgaaaataaatcaaatgatacaAGTTCTAATAGTAATGGACTTAGTGATAGTGGCAAAACAAATAGATTAACAATTAttgtaaatgaaaatagtCAAAAAGGTGACGATAATGTCGTAATGTTAGCCGAACCTACTCCTACTCCAACTTCggcattttttaataatataaataatcaaaataatcaaaataatcaaaataataataatcaaaatattaataatacaccAGTTAGTACACCAAAAGTATTTTCACCAGTTAAAAAACCAGTAAATACAACTAACCAAGTTCCAAGTTTGCCATCAattagtagtaatagtaataattcaaattcaccaTCAACCAACACAAGtgcaacaacaaattcaacaacaaattcaacaacaacaacaacaacaacgacaacaacaacaccactaGTTGAAAGTGATATTGAACCACTATcagaatttatatttattgaatatttaatggATGaaagtaatttattattaaagagtATGGGTAAACCAAAGAAATCATTCAAGACATTGAAATCATTCCATTAtggtaaaattttaaattgtgaAACTGATGCCGAACAAAATATTGTaactttatcaattgatcatgaggatttattaattaacaCTCAACAATCAACAGAGATGGTTTTATTGATCAATAGTTATATCTTTCATTTATCAGCTGAAGCAACCACTGGTATTGCAAATAAGGATTATTCAATTCCAAATAGTTCATTCTCTTTCAAAGTTGGTAATCTCATTACCAATATCGTCCGAGGTGAAGAGGATTGGTGCACTGGAACATGTAATAATCTCACTGGTAAATTCCCATTGGAATTGGTTAATTTAATCATTGAAAAACGTTCTCCAAACATTTTACCATCAATACCATTAAATAGCAAATTGTATAATAGACAACAAAACAATATTaccaatttaatttcaacctatgataatattaataatcaattaattattaataataataatattcaacaattattacaacaacaacaattacaattacaacttcaacaacagcaacaacaacaacaacaacaactattactacaacaacaacaacaacaacaaagtgGTAATAATTCACCATCAAGAAAATCATCACAAGCTGTTCAACCATCTCAtagaaattcaatttcaagatcaacatcatcttcatcatcagcTTCATCAAATTCTacaacttcatcatcttcatcttcatcttcttcaagTGGTGGAAAAGTTaaagaaagaaaacaaaataatcataatagaGGTGAACCACAATTTTCTACTAAATTTGTTGAAAGTGGATCTAAACATCCATTGATGCCATATGCAGTCAATAGATTCCGTTCATTGACAGCCTTTAAATTGGGTGATGCATTAAAACATTCATCAAATCCACCCGATTCAAATAGTGCATTCATTAGTGATTTACATCCAGATGATCGTGATATCTTTTTGGATATTATGAAGTATATGGATGATTATCCAAAATTCCCACGAGATAGAAAGACCAGATTACTTCAAAATGTAATACAACGTGGTATCGATAAACCAAGTCTACGTGatgaaatttatttcttCCTATGTCGTCAATTAACTTTTAATCTTCAAACACAACTTCCAACACTTGCATCAGCACGTAAAGGTATGGTTTTGTTTAGTTTATGTTCTGGTTGTTTCCCTTCGACCGCTGAACTTTTCCCTTATCTTCGTGAGTTCCTCTCGCAAACTGAGAATATTTACTCTCAATATTgtataaagaaattagagACCACATCATTGAAAGGTCCTCGTCGTAATGCTCCATCAAAGAAAGAGATATTGGCCGTTAAAGAACTTCGTCATATTGTAGTTAGAATTCATCTTGCCAATGGTCCAATTAGAACTGTCGAAGTGAATCCATCAACAACTGCATTGGAAGCACTTCGTGTTTTGGTCGATATTCAAGATATCATCTTTTGGAAAGAATTTGCAATTTTCAAAGAATGGGATGGCGTTGAAAGAGCCCTCAAGGAACAAGATAAACTTTGTGATGTCCTTAAAGAGTTTGAAGATAAAGAGAGAAAACAAAGAAAGAAACTCTTACCCGATGAAGATCTAATCACTGGTAGATTCGTACTTCTTAGAAAGATTTGGATTCCTCATACTTCCTATAGTATGAGCAATGGTATGTTGGAGTTAATGTTTTATCAATATGTTCACGATGTTTTGGGTGGTCGTATCCCTGGTTTAACCATTGAAATCTCACTACAATTGGCTGCACTTCAATTACAAGCTCAAGAAGGTGATTACAATCCAGACACTCCAATCATCTCTGAGGATACCGTTTATCTTTGTATTCCAGCAACCTTGATTGGTCGTAAAGAATTGTCCGATTGGGTACAAGATATCAATGAGGCTCACTCTTTGTTGGCAAATCGTGATATCACTCCAGAGTTGGCGTTAACCTCTTATTTAGAGCAATCATCTGGTTTACCTTATGCTGGTTCAACTTGGTTCTGTATCAATACTAAACGTGTTGCCACAATGGCAACTCAAATTTGGATTGGTATCAACCAAGgtttcattgtttttttcaaTGCTCTTATGGAGAATGAATTGGAACGTTTCGATCTTGATGAAGTTTCTGGTTTCACCTATAGAGATGATTCTTTCTCTTTCCTAATTGGTGATCTCATTAATCCAActagaaaattattttacacAAGTCAAGGTGAAGATATAAATGAAATCTTTGAAACATTTAAATCACTTCCAAAAGTTGATCTTTTAGAGTTAgaaagaagaaaagaaagaaaaagagaaagaaaagaaaaagaaaagagaaaagctttaaaacaacaattaagagatgaacaacaacaacaattgcaacaacaacaacaagattaaatgaaataaaattaaaattaaataaattttctattataaaaaaaaaatatatttttaatgttttaacaaattttttcaattttataaaatcacaATCTTTAAATGGACTAAAACCTTTTCAATTATGTTGTTGGGAGCTCAtatcactattattttttatttgattattttttcaaaagaattttataattgttataaataatttatatttataaaagtctctttattaaaaattatttttattattttaaatatattaatatattactattatttaaaataggTTAATATTTTAcctaaataattattatttttattattttaatccaGATTTATTTTAAGTTTTTCTGAATGTTATGAGAAGtggtaaaaagaaaaaaaaattaaattttgttattttaatcataagagatttttggaaaaaaaaaaaaaaacaatgtcctatttttagtttctaaacaccccttttttttttcaacttcaCACACAATcagttaattatttttttttttttttttttttttttttttttacaataataaaaaaaaaaattaattaaaaattttaattattaattaataataaaaaaataaatatatattaataaacagttttaaaattgtgtttataaataaaatttaaattttaaaaaaatgaaagtaatatttttattaatattattaattttattaaaaattgttaaaaGTTATGAATGTAATTgtatattaaaagaatattgTAAACCATTAGAAGTTGGTGAGAGAATAGAATTTATtggattttcatttaattcaacaggaaattatttgaattatgattattattcaGTTACAACTATTGCAATTTCATATCAATCTAATTACGATATACCAGAAGAATTAGTTTGTAAATCACATGAAAATAGAGTAAGATTAGTTTGGTCTgcaattatttcaaataatcaaatatcaAATGAAACCTAtagaaatcaatttattGATTCCATTGTTGAGACAATTCAAAAGGAAAATATGGATGGAGTAATATATGAATTAGATAATCCAAATGATTTAACCATTGAAAATAGTGATTACTTTacagaaataattaaaaaaacatatcaaaaattgaaattgatcaattggaattatcaaatttctgcaaaatttccattttcaccaaatattgatttttcgTATAATTACCCTGAAATTTCATATTACAGTGATTATTTAGTTATAATGGATTATAATATTGGTAGTAGAGTTTCAAATGATGGTAACTATTGTTTAGCAGGCTCAAATTCACCAAATCCTTTGATTGAGCAAGGTGTTCACAATTTCACATCAATGGGTATTCCTGGTGAAAGATTGGTTTTAACATATCCATGGTTTGGTttagattttatttgtttcaaTGGTAATTTATCAAGTGTAGATTGTTTAGTTACTAAAAGTGAAAATGTTAGTTGTAATGAtatcaattcaatttcaaatcaaataaGTTATGGtgaaatattaaagattCTAAATGATGATAACATTATAAATGGTGGAATAAATTGGAATTCTCAAAGTAAATCagtatttttcaattattatgaTAAACAAGGTATCCTTCACCAAATTCATTTTGATAATCCAAAATCACTCTTTATAAAAgtatttttaacaaaaagATTAAAAGCAAAAGGTATTGCTGCTCAAAGCATGGATAATTtggattttaatgatttagtAAATTCATATAATATGTTTGATACAATGGCTTATTTTTTCatgtaaaatttaataaaataaaattaaaattttttttttttttttttccacatAATATATCGTTGAATAAtacatttaattgattatcaattaaatttacaatttaatttataatggaataaaattttaattttaatttaatttttcctgataatttctatttttttttttttttttttttttcagaccCACTCTTTTTctgaatcatttttttttttttttccatctatactatttttcaaatc comes from Dictyostelium discoideum AX4 chromosome 2 chromosome, whole genome shotgun sequence and encodes:
- a CDS encoding glycoside hydrolase family 18 protein, whose product is MKVIFLLILLILLKIVKSYECNCILKEYCKPLEVGERIEFIGFSFNSTGNYLNYDYYSVTTIAISYQSNYDIPEELVCKSHENRVRLVWSAIISNNQISNETYRNQFIDSIVETIQKENMDGVIYELDNPNDLTIENSDYFTEIIKKTYQKLKLINWNYQISAKFPFSPNIDFSYNYPEISYYSDYLVIMDYNIGSRVSNDGNYCLAGSNSPNPLIEQGVHNFTSMGIPGERLVLTYPWFGLDFICFNGNLSSVDCLVTKSENVSCNDINSISNQISYGEILKILNDDNIINGGINWNSQSKSVFFNYYDKQGILHQIHFDNPKSLFIKVFLTKRLKAKGIAAQSMDNLDFNDLVNSYNMFDTMAYFFM
- the myoG gene encoding unconventional myosin heavy chain yields the protein MYNPWVDNPKDRDRTERDRSHSHSSSPNQQHQSPNTISHRLSTAIPPINMAGTNIGGTPSTSFDQISYLSPSTSNIPSTSPPLTRQIPSQTTTPTVPPLSTSSLSSSTPISSTNSTSSSKLLSSNNNNNNNNNNNNNNNNNNNNNNNNNNNNNNNNNNSNNNNNNNNNNNNNNNNNNNNNNNNITVNSSSLSPHSKSNNSSGNLASLFELASIEESKKDKKNKKNKKHTNKQNSIGGSGNTTPTSSSGNNTTSNNITITQVITSNSNTLNNSNTLNNNNNNNNNNNNNNNNNNNNNNNSNNNFSSIQGTNTNTNTNIISSSPSSPLTSMVSNSSNNNNNNNNNSTSQSNNGGVIGKTHQKSIVPLLALPGQQQQNNNTSQSTSSSSSTSISLPTNNQISCERGPSSSRVHQSPSSSSSASSSSSNSLVHLMTLLEKNKVGFDDLSEIKDFEEDTLINIIQARYKKEIIYTYIGPILVSVNPLRYLPFLHSQELVRNYNQRRGLPPHLFALAAKAISDMQDFRRDQLIFIGGESGSGKSENTKIIIQYLLTTDLSRSKYLRDYILESGIILESFGHASTDSNHNSSRWGKYFEMFYSLYGEIQGAKLYSYFLDENRVTYQNKGERNFHIFYQFLKGITDEEKAAYQLGDINSYHYLNQGGSISVESIDDNRVFDRLKMSFVFFDFPSEKIDLIFKTLSFIIILGNVTFFQKNGKTEVKDRTLIESLSHNITFDSTKLENILISDRSMPVNEAVENRDSLARSLYSALFHWIIDFLNSKLKPTQYSHTLGILDLFGQESSQLNGYEQFSINFLEERLQQIYLQTVLKQEQREYQTERIPWMTPISFKDNEESVEMMEKIINLLDQESKNINSSDQIFLEKLQNFLSRHHLFGKKPNKFGIEHYFGQFYYDVRGFIIKNRDEILQRTNVLHKNSITKYLFSRDGVFNINATVAELNQMFDAKNTAKKSPLSIVKVLLSCGSNNPNNVNNPNNNSGGGGGGGNSGGGSGSGGSTYTTYSSTNKAINNSNCDFHFIRCIKPNSKKTHLTFDVKSVNEQIKSLCLLETTRIQRFGYTIHYNNKIFFDRFSFFFQNQRNFQNLFEKLKENDINIDSILPPPIQVGNTKIFLRYALGTLLESELQKRKVRCAFTIQSTWRMYLTRKRFIRMKSAIVIIQKNTRRWLVQKRYQSIKQAALILESFSRMVIFRAPYLRKRQAAIAIQTHLRSLLSKDYSYQCTLFLNTCTQDNATSSLPPIPQSLIIQISPPATPPASPLSFYSSQQSQLNNNNNSTPVNNNNNNNNNNNNNNNNNNNNNNNNNNNNINNTTSTTTSNNTSQPPLSKKDRVVKFAQDYLNSSGGSASSPALSPSDQSSESSPILSPSVSPRNKEEITPRKYYSTFSSNSLNFNYNSLVNPRNDTTTTTQTNNTTTTTPTTPSTTTTTTTATTTTSSSSSSSSSSSSNNNIVSTPTSITNTPPTTGSKHGLNLPFNFITESAKSIKSTITGAPKSPRNSSENSKSKVENTSTPVGFNLSSTPNSAPSSAYSSPTINSNTTTTQQPNNNNNSNNSVSSTAMALTSISSSSTPNYNNSANNHQRYSLNLNRRKSSHQLINNSNNNNNNNNINSTNNEPLVSPGKNNQNNNNNNNNSNNSNNNNNNNNNNNNNNNNNTLTVPPSPRSPRGTQTKASPSFIYFPSTSPGVVNKVFSSSLTTPTGISRAGTTTPSGSSKAGLLITTPGYTTSTQGGIPQLPIYRPSYVNFLKKESLSSLSPKKRSKSILLNQQNDTEELSMLEYAKVNFELKSRKSLIRKKQITFESLVNYGKKLYYPLHKFGGDSNNDSNNNNNINNNNSINNNNNNNNNNNNNNNNNNNNNNNNNNNNNNLDASIVANLEKIALDVFSHILQYMGDLERKKPHNQICTFIVRQGLNHPELRDEIYCQIIKQLTGHPGKRENKARGWELLSLCCGSFAPNSRLSKYVSNYLHSFKQSRDDDGFASICLYRLDAITQLGPRSLTPVDTEIEAVRKKVPLKVQFLFPDDVAEGVDIDSATTSGEITNRLTKLAGLKSDAFVWSVFEVLKNKERSVSNSEFILDIVSKWENYYFNLNHYNLHVQQQSEQIPLEPFQFYFKIQLFLKPEKPPGEFEVGFYFHQLLRSVSKGHLPITDNEVVKLSALRLQFDILDNCTPKSPLEMWQRYIPQNYITTYSAKEWCDRVQTKYFEFLPYFNTIQTKCKDIDSYKFEIRNIIIAYLMSLPFYGCTIFYNCIQGVWTEIETGAMDGFNVIVDVNGVHIVLKESIPGQNIIQPPQQQSQQQSQQQQSQQQQSQQQQSQQQQSQQQQSQQQSQQQQQQSQQNLVNATPTKNITPRSNSSDQVVSPLTTSLDNNNNNNINVQDNNLTSIEETSTVNNNNNNNSSLGSTGNVNETTNIDKTNTVSFDGDSSKNNNNNNNNNNNNNNNNNNNNNNNNNNNNNNNNNNNNNNNNNNNGENKSNDTSSNSNGLSDSGKTNRLTIIVNENSQKGDDNVVMLAEPTPTPTSAFFNNINNQNNQNNQNNNNQNINNTPVSTPKVFSPVKKPVNTTNQVPSLPSISSNSNNSNSPSTNTSATTNSTTNSTTTTTTTTTTTPLVESDIEPLSEFIFIEYLMDESNLLLKSMGKPKKSFKTLKSFHYGKILNCETDAEQNIVTLSIDHEDLLINTQQSTEMVLLINSYIFHLSAEATTGIANKDYSIPNSSFSFKVGNLITNIVRGEEDWCTGTCNNLTGKFPLELVNLIIEKRSPNILPSIPLNSKLYNRQQNNITNLISTYDNINNQLIINNNNIQQLLQQQQLQLQLQQQQQQQQQQLLLQQQQQQQSGNNSPSRKSSQAVQPSHRNSISRSTSSSSSASSNSTTSSSSSSSSSSGGKVKERKQNNHNRGEPQFSTKFVESGSKHPLMPYAVNRFRSLTAFKLGDALKHSSNPPDSNSAFISDLHPDDRDIFLDIMKYMDDYPKFPRDRKTRLLQNVIQRGIDKPSLRDEIYFFLCRQLTFNLQTQLPTLASARKGMVLFSLCSGCFPSTAELFPYLREFLSQTENIYSQYCIKKLETTSLKGPRRNAPSKKEILAVKELRHIVVRIHLANGPIRTVEVNPSTTALEALRVLVDIQDIIFWKEFAIFKEWDGVERALKEQDKLCDVLKEFEDKERKQRKKLLPDEDLITGRFVLLRKIWIPHTSYSMSNGMLELMFYQYVHDVLGGRIPGLTIEISLQLAALQLQAQEGDYNPDTPIISEDTVYLCIPATLIGRKELSDWVQDINEAHSLLANRDITPELALTSYLEQSSGLPYAGSTWFCINTKRVATMATQIWIGINQGFIVFFNALMENELERFDLDEVSGFTYRDDSFSFLIGDLINPTRKLFYTSQGEDINEIFETFKSLPKVDLLELERRKERKRERKEKEKRKALKQQLRDEQQQQLQQQQQD